One window of the Nocardioides jiangxiensis genome contains the following:
- a CDS encoding cytochrome c oxidase subunit 4 — protein sequence MKAEAWVFGSVTAFCALVTPAYWIITDNSAKGGDWTGTSALTMTTLLFAMCTLYLGFHASRMDPRPEDRKDGEIADGAGELGFFPPYSWWPLWCSLTLSVIVLGVVLAWWLFAIGVILGLLAVQGWIFEYYRGEHAH from the coding sequence GTGAAGGCAGAGGCCTGGGTCTTCGGATCCGTCACCGCGTTCTGCGCGCTGGTGACCCCCGCGTACTGGATCATCACGGACAACTCCGCCAAGGGTGGTGACTGGACCGGCACGTCGGCCCTCACCATGACGACGCTGCTGTTCGCCATGTGCACGCTCTACCTCGGCTTCCACGCCTCGCGCATGGATCCGCGTCCCGAGGACCGCAAGGACGGCGAGATCGCCGACGGCGCCGGCGAGCTGGGCTTCTTCCCGCCCTACTCGTGGTGGCCGCTGTGGTGCTCGCTCACCCTCTCGGTGATCGTGCTCGGCGTCGTCCTGGCCTGGTGGCTGTTCGCCATCGGCGTGATCCTCGGCCTCCTGGCCGTGCAGGGCTGGATCTTCGAGTACTACCGTGGAGAGCACGCTCACTGA
- a CDS encoding cysteine desulfurase family protein, with the protein MRLPSDPYAGYLDAASSEPLHPAARDALLAALDKGWADPRRLHAEARNARLILDNAREAAAAALGVRRDELTFTSSGTDAVHRGVLGLLGGRRRGSTLLHSAVEHSSVLHAAAWAATMLDTRAQSLPVDREGRLSPATVREALAATTGTAMLAVQSANHEVGTLQPLEEIAARAAERGTPLFVDACASLGRVPLPGGWAAAAGSAHKWGGPAGVGVLLVRKGSAWRNPYPVDDRADERGCGFENVPAALAAAAALQAVVAEQTELAQRQHAMVARVREAVAALPDVEVVGAPDARLPHLVTFSCLYVDGEALVTRLAQKGFGVASGSACTASTLTPSHVLEAMGVLTHGNVRLSLTRTTTAAEVDSFLAVLPQVVHGIRAEVGL; encoded by the coding sequence GTGAGATTGCCCTCCGACCCGTACGCCGGGTACCTGGACGCCGCGTCGTCCGAGCCGCTCCATCCGGCCGCCCGTGACGCGCTGCTCGCAGCGCTCGACAAGGGCTGGGCGGACCCACGCCGCCTGCACGCCGAGGCACGCAACGCACGCCTGATCCTGGACAACGCCCGGGAAGCCGCAGCCGCCGCCCTGGGCGTACGACGTGACGAGCTGACCTTCACCTCCTCGGGCACGGACGCGGTGCACCGCGGCGTCCTCGGGCTCCTCGGTGGACGCAGGCGCGGGTCGACGCTCCTCCACTCGGCCGTCGAGCACTCCTCGGTCCTGCACGCCGCCGCGTGGGCAGCGACGATGCTCGACACGCGCGCGCAGTCCCTGCCGGTGGATCGTGAGGGCCGGCTCTCCCCCGCCACGGTGCGCGAGGCGCTCGCCGCGACGACCGGCACGGCCATGCTCGCGGTGCAGTCGGCCAACCACGAGGTGGGCACGCTCCAGCCGCTCGAGGAGATCGCCGCACGAGCGGCCGAGAGGGGCACGCCCCTCTTCGTCGACGCGTGCGCATCGCTGGGCCGGGTTCCCCTCCCCGGCGGGTGGGCGGCGGCGGCCGGCTCGGCGCACAAGTGGGGTGGTCCGGCCGGTGTCGGCGTGCTCCTCGTGCGCAAGGGCTCGGCGTGGCGCAACCCGTACCCGGTCGACGACCGCGCCGACGAGCGCGGCTGCGGCTTCGAGAACGTGCCCGCGGCCCTCGCTGCCGCGGCGGCGCTCCAGGCCGTCGTCGCCGAGCAGACCGAGCTCGCGCAGCGCCAGCACGCGATGGTCGCCCGGGTCCGCGAGGCGGTCGCGGCCCTCCCCGACGTCGAGGTCGTGGGCGCACCCGACGCGCGCCTGCCCCACCTGGTCACCTTCTCCTGCCTGTACGTCGACGGCGAGGCACTGGTGACCCGGCTGGCACAGAAGGGCTTCGGCGTGGCCTCGGGCTCTGCCTGCACCGCCTCGACCCTCACGCCGAGCCACGTGCTGGAGGCGATGGGCGTCCTCACCCACGGCAACGTGCGCCTGTCGCTGACGCGCACCACGACCGCCGCCGAGGTCGACTCCTTCCTCGCGGTGCTGCCCCAGGTCGTGCACGGCATCCGGGCCGAGGTCGGGTTGTGA
- a CDS encoding sulfurtransferase TusA family protein — protein sequence MRHELDCRGLRCPAPVIALAKALPTVEVGDEIAVAATDVAARVDVQAWCRMRGQEYVAAEMAEDGTPVYVVRRLL from the coding sequence GTGAGGCACGAGCTCGACTGCCGCGGCCTGCGCTGCCCCGCTCCGGTGATCGCCCTCGCGAAGGCGCTGCCGACCGTGGAGGTCGGCGACGAGATCGCGGTGGCTGCGACGGACGTCGCCGCGCGGGTCGACGTCCAGGCCTGGTGCCGCATGCGTGGCCAGGAGTACGTCGCCGCGGAGATGGCAGAAGACGGCACACCGGTCTACGTGGTGCGCCGCCTCCTGTAG
- a CDS encoding L,D-transpeptidase translates to MTVGLSLSARVATGLGALALLTACNAVPSALGGGSSDSASPSKDVPVPTLTTTVSGSSVPLDARVATKVADGTLTKVRMQARSGETKGAFVAGRLAEDGTGWRATGPLEPATTYVIFAKATDEGGTTVPVRSRFTTVALDDAHEAFPSIAPLAGETVGIGMPVIVSFDAPVEDKAAFEKRMKVTSSPAQDGAWRWLSDREVHWRPAKYWKPGTDVHVDLDLNSVPAGNGIYGQESRTIDFHIGDAHVYRVNAKTDQMQVYSNGALLRTLPITTGMPGFTTRSGTKVIIEKAAKHTMDSETVGIGKDNPLYYHVDDVQWTMRLTYSGEFIHAAPWSVASQGHANVSHGCTGMSTANAEWLFNMSRRGDVVETTGTDRPMELTNGYGDWNLSFVDWKAGSALR, encoded by the coding sequence ATGACCGTTGGCCTCTCCCTGTCCGCCCGCGTGGCGACGGGTCTCGGCGCCCTCGCGCTGCTCACCGCATGCAACGCGGTCCCTTCGGCCCTGGGGGGTGGCTCCTCCGACTCGGCCTCGCCCAGCAAGGACGTGCCGGTGCCGACCCTCACCACCACCGTCAGCGGCAGCTCCGTCCCGCTGGACGCGCGGGTTGCGACGAAGGTCGCCGACGGCACGCTGACGAAGGTCCGCATGCAGGCACGCTCGGGCGAGACCAAGGGCGCCTTCGTCGCCGGAAGGCTCGCCGAGGACGGCACCGGCTGGCGCGCCACCGGTCCGCTCGAGCCGGCCACGACGTACGTCATCTTCGCGAAGGCGACCGACGAGGGTGGCACGACCGTGCCCGTCCGCAGTCGCTTCACCACCGTGGCGCTGGACGACGCCCACGAGGCGTTCCCGTCGATCGCGCCGCTGGCCGGCGAGACCGTGGGCATCGGCATGCCGGTGATCGTCTCGTTCGACGCCCCGGTGGAGGACAAGGCCGCGTTCGAGAAGCGCATGAAGGTCACCAGCTCGCCGGCGCAGGACGGCGCCTGGCGCTGGCTGAGTGACCGCGAGGTGCACTGGCGCCCCGCGAAGTACTGGAAGCCGGGCACGGACGTGCACGTCGACCTCGACCTCAACAGTGTGCCGGCCGGCAACGGCATCTACGGCCAGGAGTCGCGGACGATCGACTTCCACATCGGCGACGCGCACGTCTACAGGGTCAACGCGAAGACCGACCAGATGCAGGTCTACTCCAACGGCGCCCTCCTGCGGACGCTCCCGATCACGACCGGCATGCCGGGCTTCACGACGCGATCGGGCACGAAGGTGATCATCGAGAAGGCTGCGAAGCACACGATGGACTCCGAGACCGTCGGCATCGGCAAGGACAACCCGCTCTACTACCACGTCGACGACGTCCAGTGGACGATGCGTCTGACCTACTCGGGTGAGTTCATCCACGCAGCCCCGTGGTCGGTCGCCTCGCAGGGCCACGCCAACGTCTCGCACGGGTGCACCGGCATGTCGACGGCGAACGCCGAGTGGCTGTTCAACATGAGCCGCCGCGGCGACGTCGTCGAGACCACCGGCACTGACCGGCCGATGGAGCTGACGAACGGCTATGGCGACTGGAACCTCTCCTTCGTCGACTGGAAGGCCGGCTCGGCGCTGCGCTGA
- the ctaD gene encoding aa3-type cytochrome oxidase subunit I → MSAATAPLTASGRKPLGTNIFRLLTTTDHKLIGKMYLATSFAWFMFGGLLALLMRSELAFPGTQVVSDETFNQLFTMHGTIMLLLFATPLFFGFGNVVMPLQIGAPDVAFPRLNMLSYWLYLFGGLIAGAGFLTPEGAADFGWFAYTPLSSAVRSPGVGGDMWIMGLWMGGLGTILGSVNFITTIICMRAPGMTMFRMPIFVWNTLITSMLALLVFPILAGALLSLEADRALGAHVFDTNHGGAILWQHLFWFFGHPEVYIIALPFFGIVTEILPVFSRKPIFGYVGLVGATLGIAILSVAVWAHHMFVTGAVNLAFFSGMTFLIAVPTGVKFFNWIGTMWGGSISFDTPMLWSVGFLTTFLFGGLTGIILASPPLDFHLSDSYFVVAHFHYVVFGTVVFAMFAGFYFWWPKMTGKMLNETLGKVHFWILFIGFHLTFLVQHWLGVEGMPRRYADYLPNDGFETLNQVSTVGAFLLASSTIPFILNVWLTRKSTPVEVDDPWGWGRSLEWATSCPPPRHNFHTIPRIRSESPAFDLHHPEIAALEVEAIEREELTK, encoded by the coding sequence GTGAGCGCGGCAACTGCGCCCCTGACCGCCAGCGGCCGCAAGCCGCTCGGCACGAACATCTTCCGTCTCCTGACGACCACCGACCACAAGCTGATCGGCAAGATGTACCTCGCGACGTCGTTCGCGTGGTTCATGTTCGGTGGCCTCCTGGCGCTGCTCATGCGCTCGGAGCTGGCCTTCCCGGGCACCCAGGTCGTCAGCGACGAGACGTTCAACCAGCTCTTCACCATGCACGGCACGATCATGCTGCTGCTCTTCGCGACGCCGCTGTTCTTCGGCTTCGGCAACGTCGTGATGCCGCTCCAGATCGGTGCTCCCGACGTCGCGTTCCCGCGACTGAACATGCTGAGCTACTGGCTCTACCTGTTCGGTGGCCTCATCGCCGGCGCCGGCTTCCTGACGCCCGAGGGCGCGGCCGACTTCGGCTGGTTCGCCTACACCCCGCTCTCCAGCGCCGTCCGCTCGCCGGGCGTCGGTGGCGACATGTGGATCATGGGCCTCTGGATGGGTGGTCTCGGCACCATCCTCGGTTCGGTCAACTTCATCACGACGATCATCTGCATGCGTGCCCCCGGCATGACCATGTTCCGGATGCCGATCTTCGTGTGGAACACCCTCATCACCTCGATGCTGGCGCTCCTGGTCTTCCCGATCCTCGCCGGTGCGCTGCTCTCGCTCGAGGCCGACCGTGCACTCGGTGCGCATGTCTTCGACACCAACCACGGTGGCGCCATCCTGTGGCAGCACCTGTTCTGGTTCTTCGGCCACCCGGAGGTCTACATCATCGCGCTGCCGTTCTTCGGCATCGTGACCGAGATCCTGCCGGTCTTCAGCCGCAAGCCGATCTTCGGCTACGTCGGCCTCGTCGGCGCCACGCTGGGCATCGCGATCCTGTCCGTCGCCGTGTGGGCCCACCACATGTTCGTCACCGGTGCGGTCAACCTGGCGTTCTTCTCCGGCATGACGTTCCTCATCGCGGTCCCGACCGGCGTGAAGTTCTTCAACTGGATCGGCACGATGTGGGGTGGCTCGATCAGCTTCGACACCCCGATGCTCTGGTCGGTCGGCTTCCTGACGACCTTCCTCTTCGGTGGTCTCACCGGCATCATCCTCGCGTCGCCGCCGCTCGACTTCCACCTGTCCGACTCGTACTTCGTGGTGGCGCACTTCCACTACGTCGTCTTCGGCACGGTCGTCTTCGCCATGTTCGCGGGCTTCTACTTCTGGTGGCCCAAGATGACCGGCAAGATGCTCAACGAGACGCTCGGCAAGGTCCACTTCTGGATCCTGTTCATCGGCTTCCACCTGACCTTCCTCGTGCAGCACTGGCTGGGTGTCGAGGGCATGCCGCGCCGCTACGCCGACTACCTGCCGAACGACGGCTTCGAGACCCTCAACCAGGTCTCGACGGTCGGTGCCTTCCTGCTGGCGTCCTCCACGATCCCGTTCATCCTCAACGTCTGGCTGACCCGCAAGTCCACGCCGGTCGAGGTCGATGACCCGTGGGGCTGGGGTCGCTCGCTCGAGTGGGCCACGAGCTGCCCGCCGCCGCGGCACAACTTCCACACGATCCCGCGGATCCGTTCGGAGTCCCCGGCGTTCGACCTGCACCACCCTGAGATCGCGGCCCTCGAGGTCGAGGCCATCGAGCGTGAGGAGCTCACCAAGTGA
- the ctaC gene encoding aa3-type cytochrome oxidase subunit II, whose amino-acid sequence MTRRARRTALGALVGASFLLLGACDPETEKQWHHWAMPSNSPGTVQGQDIFELWKGAWIAALITGGITWALIFYASWRFRRRSDDEIPVQTRYNLPLEIFYTIAPIMMVIVFFAHTVRVQEAVLNETPAPDNCVQVVGQQWSWTFNYNESCDNDNGPVVYTAGTGSQIPTLVLEEGKTTEFKLSSPDVIHSFWITGFLMKMDIIPGQTGDDRNHFSVTPDKVGDYRGKCTELCGVYHSRMLFNVKVMDSADYDAYMAKLKADPEHVSDHPLLGGSHASTTAGLAADETETGGNE is encoded by the coding sequence ATGACCAGGCGCGCTCGCCGTACGGCGCTGGGTGCGCTCGTCGGCGCCAGCTTCCTTCTCCTCGGGGCCTGTGACCCCGAGACCGAGAAGCAGTGGCACCACTGGGCCATGCCCAGCAACTCCCCGGGCACCGTCCAGGGCCAGGACATCTTCGAGCTGTGGAAGGGCGCGTGGATCGCTGCCCTGATCACCGGCGGCATCACCTGGGCGCTGATCTTCTACGCGTCGTGGCGTTTCCGTCGCCGCAGCGACGACGAGATCCCCGTGCAGACGAGGTACAACCTGCCGCTCGAGATCTTCTACACGATCGCGCCGATCATGATGGTGATCGTGTTCTTCGCGCACACCGTCCGCGTGCAGGAGGCCGTCCTCAACGAGACGCCGGCACCGGACAACTGCGTGCAGGTCGTCGGCCAGCAGTGGTCGTGGACCTTCAACTACAACGAGTCCTGCGACAACGACAACGGCCCGGTCGTCTACACCGCCGGCACCGGCTCGCAGATCCCGACGCTCGTCCTCGAGGAGGGCAAGACGACGGAGTTCAAGCTGTCGTCGCCCGACGTCATCCACTCCTTCTGGATCACGGGCTTCCTCATGAAGATGGACATCATCCCGGGCCAGACCGGCGATGACCGCAACCACTTCTCCGTCACCCCCGACAAGGTGGGCGACTACCGGGGCAAGTGCACCGAGCTCTGCGGCGTCTACCACTCGCGCATGCTCTTCAACGTGAAGGTCATGGACTCCGCGGACTACGACGCGTACATGGCGAAGCTCAAGGCTGACCCGGAGCACGTGTCCGACCACCCGCTCCTGGGTGGCTCGCACGCATCCACCACCGCCGGCCTCGCGGCCGACGAGACCGAGACCGGAGGCAACGAGTGA